The following coding sequences lie in one Trichoderma breve strain T069 chromosome 1, whole genome shotgun sequence genomic window:
- a CDS encoding beta-L-arabinofuranosidase, with amino-acid sequence MANGMAGHEHDFYVYVSESSWLNTPGTGGTEYSSLNEGLPYWFNGLVPLAYQLDDDRLKAQVQEVADTVLGFQATDGWIGPEVGDARNFWARTPFFLGLTQLVEADSSWETRVITALRRFMTLANKMLRNNSQGFASCPGNVDCTWGQARVHDLIITIQWLLEKYPSDQDSLLWDNMNLFYSQTNYKWADWYTEGVFQEVVNPNNASNFPYIHGVNVGQGLKASTVIYRVTGDDDMITKSQNAVEWTFQYHGSASGSILADERERDLAPYIGSELCTAVETSYSLAYMYQVLGYNSYADRAERTIFNAFPVMMTGDKWSHQYMDQPNQPSALNIIRSDGSVPQVFTTANSGVATTFGMEPLWVSHAGGLAHALLGPSTVKTVLNGGSVTITCDTNYPFSNVLKYSINADKAFTLYLRAPEWSNNRMSTVSQSGASSSRLTLDADPTTGMTKIFVNPGKTTITYIIVAGVRTEQRPNNSVAVFYGNLLYALDVGFSQTSSLPHAYYDPSGAGISGLPFSQLRDYYVNSTKPWNVAIDPSTIQYHGVSSNATLPDPIFEQGAPPNYMTVDGCQINWPLYLGVTPDVPPLNRKCIGARKSYKLVPYGGAKVHMSDLPTIKF; translated from the exons ATGGCGAATGGCATGGCAGGCCATGAGCACGATTTCTACGTCTACGTGAGCGAGTCCAGCTGGCTCAACACGCCGGGTACTGGCGGGACCGAGTACAGCTCCTTGAACGAGGGGCTGCCGTACTGGTTCAACGGACTCGTACCGCTGGCATATcagctcgacgacgacagGCTCAAGGCGCAGGTCCAGGAAGTTGCAGATACCGTCTTGGGGTTCCAGGCCACTGACGGATGGATCGGGCCAGAGGTGGGTGATGCCAGAAACTTTTGGGCTCGCACTcccttcttccttggcttGACGCAGCTTGTCGAAGCGGATAGCTCGTGGGAGACCCGGGTCATAACGGCGCTCCGTCGCTTCATGACGCTGGCCAACAAGATGCTCCGCAACAACAGTCAGGGATTTGCAAGCTGCCCTGGAAACGTCGACTGCACTTGGGGACAGGCGCGTGTGCACgatctcatcatcactatCCAGTGGTTGCTGGAAAAGTATCCATCCGACCAGGATTCACTATTGTGGGACAACATGAATCTGTTTTACTCTCAGACGAACTACAAGTGGGCGGATTGGTATACCGAGGGCGTATTCCAGGAGGTGGTGAACCCTAATAATGCCTCCAACTTTCCATATATCCACGGAGTCAATGTCGGCCAAG GCTTAAAGGCATCGACCGTCATCTACAGAGTGACAGGGGACGATGATATGATTACCAAAAGCCAGAATGCCGTCGAATGGACATTTCAATATCACGGCTCAGCTTCTGGATCCATCCTGGCCGACGAGAGGGAGCGCGATTTGGCCCCTTACATCGGAAGCGAACTTTGCACAGCCGTTGAGACATCTTACTCCCTGGCCTACATGTATCAGGTCCTTGGGTATAACTCGTATGCCGATCGTGCCGAGAGGACTATTTTCAACGCGTTTCccgtgatgatgactggCGATAAATGGTCTCACCAATACATGGACCAGCCGAATCAGCCCTCTgccctcaacatcatcagGAGCGACGGTAGTGTGCCGCAGGTCTTTACGACGGCGAATAGCGGCGTGGCCACAACATTTGGCATGGAGCCTCT CTGGGTGTCGCACGCGGGCGGTCTGGCgcatgctcttcttggcccaTCAACAGTAAAAACGGTTCTCAACGGAGGTTCGGTCACAATTACATGCGACACAAACTATCCCTTCAGCAACGTTCTCAAGTACTCCATCAATGCAGACAAGGCTTTCACTCTATACCTGCGCGCGCCCGAGTGGTCCAATAACCGGATGTCTACCGTGTCTCAGTCTGGCgcgtcttcatctcgccTCACCCTTGATGCCGATCCGACGACGGGCATGACCAAGATCTTTGTCAACCCCGGAAAGACTACCATCACATACATCATCGTTGCCGGAGTAAGGACGGAACAAAGGCCAAACAACAGTGTTGCCGTCTTTTATGGCAACTTGCTCTATGCGTTAGATGTTGGCTTCTCCCAGACTTCGTCTCTGCCACACGCATATTATGATCCCAGTGGCGCTGGGATTTCTGGCTTGCCCTTCTCTCAGCTGCGAGATTACTACGTCAACAGTACTAAGCCGTGGAACGTCGCAATCGATCCCTCCACAATTCAGTATCATGGTGTGAGCAGCAATGCTACCCTCCCAGATCCCATTTTTGAGCAGGGCGCGCCGCCGAACTATATGACTGTTGATGGTTGCCAAATCAACTGGCCGTTGTATCTTGGAGTGACGCCTGATGTGCCGCCTCTGAACAGGAAATGTATCGGGGCGAGGAAGTCGTACAAGTTGGTGCCGTATGGAGGCGCAAAAGTGCACATGTCGGATTTACCAACAATCAAGTTTTAA
- a CDS encoding glycosyltransferase like family 2 domain-containing protein, translating to MMRGHQEEYEEMVDIGNFRRHHQTGSDDSHPRLLSDNMRSNRSSAAHPDDFTAPQWPPSIAGTGSSPSLTLRSGATTPYDHLSSTKHLIYADSRSSTPMNPSHISLTTLLPQNGRSPSKEVSSDNDDHNGVAILHDRDDSDIWKGWRRYLYTLTPFLTLLNTGVYLTYLGLRIACVILAQKASGTTFAAAWVFIAVELVVAVPSLMHNIWTMWSLKKRHRPKMRLTGNDVPTVDCFVTCCGEDDELVMDTVRGACDQDYPIDRFRVIVLDDGKSAGLERSCAILSHTYPNLYYMARVKIPGQPHHFKAGNLNYGLDQVHLLPGGASQYMAALDADMIPERDWLRALLPHAVMDPKMALVCPPQLFYNTPPSDPLAQSLDFFVHVIEPIKDAMGVAWCTGSGYVARREALEQIGNFPLGSLAEDVATSTLMLGKGWKTAYVHEPLQFGTVPEDYGSHLKQRTRWAIGTVDTSFKLNFCLWGEKVRQMTFAQRFSGFLYASLSLYTILLSVSLFAIPIILIMGKPLVAYANDTQLRWLIRACFANTIVNRLCEFVLFIPAGYHTGQRGSRYQLWMSPYIALCIIRAFALPKWLGGEAQAFKPTGSLSSALNERDPKLKKNMFRRLWTILINYMALFHLAFVYLTLVAVCLVSYRCFFQESNRVRDILLCLVTHAFWPPLTFIFICSSLWTPVAYAIDPPQMPDREDLLVRDPETKVAHPTTQSKKIAFGGQAAWFEFEYTFSTLYTCLIFVASFLF from the exons ATGATGAGAGGTCACCAGGAAGAGTATGAGGAGATGGTTGATATTGGCAACTTCCGGCGTCACCACCAAACCGGCTCCGACGACTCTCATCCACGATTGCTCTCTGACAACATGAGGTCCAACCGCTCCAGTGCAGCCCATCCCGACGACTTCACAGCACCGCAATGGCCGCCTTCCATTGCAGGAACGGGAAGCTCTCCTTCTCTGACCCTGAGGAGCGGCGCTACAACGCCATACGACCACTTGTCTTCGACAAAACACCTGATATATGCCGATTCAAGATCGTCTACTCCAATG AACCCAAGTCACATAAGCCTGACCACTCTTCTGCCACAGAATGGCCGTTCTCCGAGCAAAGAGGTTAGCAGCGACAATGATGACCACAACGGCGTGGCCATTTTGCACGACCGAGACGATTCCGACATTTGGAAAGGCTGGAGACGATACCTCTACACTCTGACGCCCTTTCTCACCCTCCTCAACACCGGAGTGTACCTGACCTACCTTGGACTTCGCATTGCCTGCGTCATCCTGGCGCAAAAGGCATCCGGCACCACCTTTGCCGCCGCCTGGGTTTTCATTGCTGTCGAACTTGTAGTCGCCGTTCCCTCGCTCATGCACAACATCTGGACCATGtggtctttgaagaagaggcacaGGCCCAAGATGAGGCTGACCGGAAACGACGTGCCCACTGTCGATTGCTTTGTTACCTGCTGcggtgaagatgacgagcttGTCATGGATACGGTTCGCGGCGCCTGTGATCAAGACTACCCCATTGACCGGTTTAGAGTCATTGTTTTGGACGACGGCAAGTCTGCCGGCCTGGAGCGATCTTGCGCAATTCTCTCGCACACCTATCCCAACCTGTATTACATGGCCCGTGTCAAGATTCCTGGACAACCCCATCATTTCAAGGCCGGAAACCTCAACTATGGTCTGGATCAAGTTCATTTGTTGCCTGGCGGTGCTTCCCAATACATGGCGGCCCTGGACGCTGACATG ATTCCTGAGAGAGATTGGCTTCGCGCTTTGCTTCCCCACGCTGTAATGGACCCCAAAATGGCCCTGGTTTGCCCACCTCAGCTGTTCTACAACACGCCCCCCTCCGACCCTCTAGCTCAGTCTCTGGATTTCTTTGTTCACGTCATTGAGCCCATCAAGGACGCCATGGGCGTAGCATGGTGCACTGGATCCGGTTACGTCGCTAGGCGAGAGGCTTTGGAGCAAATTGGAAACTTCCCCTTGGGCTCGCTGGCCGAAGACGTGGCGACATCGACTCTCATGCTCGGTAAGGGATGGAAGACGGCCTACGTTCACGAACCTCTTCAATTTGGAACCGTTCCCGAAGATTACGGCAGCCACTTGAAGCAGCGTACTCGATGGGCTATTGGTACCGTGGACACGTCGTTCAAGCTCAACTTTTGTCTTTGGGGTGAAAAGGTCCGCCAGATGACATTTGCCCAGCGCTTCTCCGGCTTCCTCTACGCCTCGCTTAGTCTGTACACAATCTTGCTGTCCGTCTCGCTCTTTGCCATTCCCATCATTCTGATCATGGGCAAACCCCTGGTCGCGTACGCCAACGATACACAGCTTCGATGGCTCATCCGTGCCTGCTTTGCCAACACCATTGTCAACCGTCTCTGCGAGtttgttctcttcatccccgcCGGCTATCACACTGGCCAGCGAGGCTCTCGTTACCAACTTTGGATGTCGCCTTACATTGCTCTCTGCATCATTCGCGCATTCGCCCTGCCAAAATGGCTTGGCGGAGAAGCACAGGCTTTCAAGCCTACCGGTTCGCTCTCCTCGGCCCTTAATGAGCGTGATcccaagctcaagaagaacatgTTCCGTCGTCTGTGgaccatcctcatcaactaCATGGCGCTCTTCCACCTCGCATTCGTTTACCTGACACTGGTTGCTGTATGCCTTGTTTCGTAccgctgcttcttccaggAGAGCAACCGCGTCAGAGACATTCTCCTCTGCCTGGTGACGCACGCCTTCTGGCCGCCTCTGACGTTCATTTTCATCTGCAGCTCCCTTTGGACCCCAGTCGCCTACGCCATTGACCCTCCCCAGATGCCCGATCGAGAGGATCTTCTTGTTCGCGACCCCGAGACCAAGGTTGCGCACCCGACAACCCAGAGCAAAAAGATTGCCTTTGGTGGCCAGGCCGCTTGGTTCGAGTTCGAATACACCTTTTCGACACTGTATACATGTCTTATATTTGTCGCATCTTTCCTTTTCTAA